The stretch of DNA TGGGCGATCTGGTCCGGCGAGACGCGAAGAATGGCCTCTTCCTTCGTGATTCGCTTCTCCTTGACCATATCCACCGCGATCTTGACGGCCGCCAACCCGGTGCGTTTACCGACGCGGGTCTGGAGCATATAGAGCTTTCCTTCCTGGATGGTGAACTCCAGGTCCAGCATGTCCCGGTAATGGCGCTCCAATTTCTTGAAAACGTCCAACAGCTCGCGATAGGCGGTTGGAACCGTTTGGGCCAGGCCTTCGATGGGCAACGGCGTCCGGATCCCGGCCACGACATCCTCCCCCTGTGCGTTCATCAGGCATTCCCCGAAAAACCGCCGTTCACCGTTTGAAGGATCTCGCGTAAACGCTACGCCCGTTCCGCTGGTGTCCCCCATGTTCCCAAAGACCATCGCGACGATATTGACCGCAGTGCCCCAGCTGTCCGGGATCCCCTGAAGTCGGCGGTAGGTCACCGCGCGGGCCCCGAACCATGAATTAAAAACGGCATTGATCGCCATCTTGAGTTGCTCGAAAGGGTCTTCCGGAAATTCGCGGCCGGTCTCCTGCTTCACCAGTTTCTTGTACTGGGCCACAAGGAATTTCATTTCCTCCTCGCCCAGGTCGGTGTCCAGCTTGGCCCCCCTGCGCTTCTTGACCTCGTCTAAAAGGTGCTCGAACCGATCGCGCTTCAGTTCCATGACAATGCTTCCGAACATCGTTATAAAACGGCGATAGGCATCGTAGGCAAAGCGTTCGTTCCCGGTTTTCCGGATAATTCCCTTGAGGGTCTGCTCGTTTATTCCCAGGTTGAGCACCGTGTCCATCATCCCCGGCATCGATGCCTTGGCCCCCGACCGGACCGAAACCAGCAACGGCCGCTCGGAATCGCCCAAGGTCATGCCCATCGCCCGTTCGACACTTTTTAAATGGTGCAGGGCCTCCTCCCACATTCCTCTGGGGAAGCGCTTTCCATTGTTAAAATACTCAACGCAGGCCTCGGTGGTGATCGTGAAACCGGCCGGCACCGGGATTTTCAATCGGGTCATCTCGGCCAGGCCGGCGCCTTTTCCTCCGAGAAGGTCTTTCATATCGCCGCGCCCCTCGGCCTTGCCGCCCCCGAAATAATAGACATATTTTTTCTGTTTCACAGACGCCTCCGATTGTAGGGGCTTGCGTCGCCCCTCGGACTATTCCCTTATCGATTCCGCAAGGCCAAGCCGGACCCGCCGTGTCTCAATCAAATTTTTCTGTACCCGTTTTCCAATGACGATCAGAGACGCCAGAAATAGGATCGTTCCGATCAATGCAAAATTCATCCTCCATTTATGTTGCGAATGAATCTTGCCGTCTTTATCTTTCACAATCTCCACGTCGGTCAGAACCAATTTGTGGGTGTTTCCGCTCGTGTCGCTCGGATCAAGCCATTCCACACAGAATTGGGCGCGATCTTTTTCTCCAACGGTTGTCTCCAACCAGGCTGTATTTACGCATATAGACCTTCCGGGCATAAAATATTTTCCTCGCCCCTCCAAATCATCGAGATCCACCCCGGCGAATCGAAGCCCGCCCATGAAGAGCAGGCCCCCGATGAACACGAGCCCCCACGTCACACGGCGGGCATAAATCATCAACTCCAGCCGTCGTCGCTCGTCGTCTGCCGGGGGAGCCGACATCTTAGTCCTGCTTTTGAGGTTTTATCTCTTTTTTGTTTTGTTCTTCCACCGTGACCCGAGTGAAATCGCCGAATCGGGAAAAAAGCTCTGTGATCCCTTGCAAAAGAGCCAGCCGGTTCTTCTGGACTTCGGGATCCTTATCCATCACCATGACCGCGTTGAAAAAATTATCGATCGGCCGACGGAGCAACGAGAGCACTTGCAGAACCTGCAGGTAATCTCGTTTCATCATTAATCCGCCCACCTGCTTTTCTGCCCCGAGAAAGCTTTGGTACAGATCCTTCTCCACCGGCTCTTTAAACGTCTCCGGATGCACCGTCCCCTTGAATCCGGCGGGTTGAATTCGTGAGGCCCTTTTGAAGGCCACGATCAGCGGATCAAAGTCCGGCTGATTGTGAATCGCCCTCAACGCAGCAAAACGCTTATACAAATCAAGCGGCTCATCAAAAGGACGACAGAGCACCGCATCGGCCAAGTCTGCGCGATATCCTCCCGTCAGGTTTCGAGACTGGCGATTTAAAAAGGTCTCCATCCGCTGGACCATGAAGGGCTGAAGCGCCGCAACGATCGCGCGGGCGTCCCTCGTCAATCGGATACTGTGAGATTGATACAGTCCGACTGCCTTCTCAACCGCCTTGGCGAAAGAAAATCCCTTGAAGGTTTCATCCAGCAGGACATGGACCAGCCCGAGCCCTTGCCGGCGGAGGGCATAGGGATCCATGGAACCGCTGGGCGGCAAATCCACGCCGAAAAAGCCGACGAGTGTGTCCAGCCTGTCGGCCACCGTCAAATACTTTCCAGTCAGAGTCTTCGGCGGGTTCTGATCCTCTGCGTTCCGCGGAAAATAATGCTCCGCGATCGCCTCCGCCACCTCGGGATCCTCCCCCTGGATCCGAGCGTACTCTCGGCCCACGATACCCTGCAAGCTGGGAAACTCCCGCACCATTCCGGTTAAAAGATCCGCCTTGCAAAGAAGGGCCGCTTTTTCAACACGGCTCATCTCCTGCTCGCCTCTTCCAGACTCGCGCAGCAAGGCCCCAGCCAGCTCTTTAATCCGCTCCGCTTTCTTTTGAACGCTGCCGAGCTTCTGATGAAAGACTATCCCGCCGAGTTGTCCAGCCCGTTCATTCAGCGTTTGCTTTTTGTCCTGCTCGAAATAAAACCGGGCATCCTCCAACCGGGCCCGGATTACGCGCTCGTTTCCGGCTCGAACGAGGCCGGAATCCTTGGATCTCACATTGCTGACGAAGAGGAAATATGGAAGGAGCGTTCCATTCATTTTTGTTATGGGGAAGTAACCCTGGTGTTCTTTCATAACCGTTATAGGAACTTCAGGTGGGAGATCGAGATACTTTTTGTCAAAGCCCCCGAGCATCACGACCGGCTCCTCAGTGAGAAAGACCGCCTGTGAGAGCAGGTCGGGATCTTCCGCAAGGCAGCCTCTTTTATGCTGTGTAAACTTCACGAGGCCCTGCCGAATCATCTGCTCGCGTTCGGCCGGGTCCAGGATCACGTGATGTCGTTTTAGATCTCGACAATAGCCGTCCCAACTTTTCACTGGGAAGGATCGATTCGCCATAAAGCGATGGCCCCAGGATCGGTTGCCGCTGGGGAGCCCCGCCAGATGAAAGGGAACCACTCGACCGTCGAGCAGGGCCAGGATCCGTCGTATGGGACGGGCGAAGCGTACACCCTGTCCGTTCCATCGCATCATTTTCGGAAATCCCAAGGACAGAATCAATTCGGGCAGGAGACCTTTCAATATTCGACTCGAGGGCAGACTCGGCTGCTTTTGAACAACGCTTACGTAGTCCCCTTTTTCGGTTTTTTTGATCCTCAGGGTTTCAACCGAAACACCTTGAGCCTTTGCAAAACCGATCGCGGCCGCAGTGGGGCGCCCCTCCGCATCGTAAGCCGCCGACCGGGGCGGGCCGGTCACCTCCGTGACTTGGGTCGTCTGATGCGTCGGGACCCCCGTCGCGCGGACGACAAGGCGTCGCGGGGTGGCAAATGTCTCAACACGCTCGGCAGGGATTCTTGCATCGGAAAGCATCCGGGCGGCCTTCTCCTTCAACTCGATTAGCGCCGGAGGGAGAACTCTTGAGGGGATCTCCTCCGTTCCAATCTCAAGCAGCAACTCGCCGCCGCGGCTATCGGTCTGAGTGGCGGTCCGCTTCATGATCGTACCCGGGTGCCCGAACGGGGCAGCAAGGGATGACCCAGTTTCTCACGGCTCTCGCGGTAGGCCCCGGCGCACTGTTTGGCCAAGTCCCGTACCCGTGCGATCAGTCCGGCGCGTTCCGTCACGCTGACCGCGCCTCTGGCATCGAGGAGGTTAAAGAGGTGCGAAGTCTTGACGCAGTAATCATACGCCGGAAGCGGCAGGCCCGCCGACAACAATGTCTTGCATTGGGACTCCCACCGGCCGAAGACTTCACGGATGTCCTTCGGATCCGTCAACTCAAAATTGTGTTTGGAAAACTGGATTTCCGTCTGGTGATGCACGTCACCGTAGGTCACCGTGGCGTTCCATCGCAGGTCAAATACGCTGTCGACACCTTGCAAATACATCGCGAGCCGCTCCAGGCCATAGGTCAGTTCAACCGAGACGGGCGAAAGCTCAACGCCCCCCACCTCTTGAAAATAGGTAAACTGGGTGATCTCCATCCCGTTGAGGCGAACCTCCCAACCCAGACCCCAGGCCCCGAGAGTGGGCGATTCCCAGTCGTCCTCGACAAACCGGATGTCGTGAACCCGGCCATCGAACCCGAGTTTTTTCAGGCTGTCCAGGTAGAGGTCTTGGATATTCTCAGGCGACGGTTTGAGGATGACCTGATACTGGTAGTAATGCTGCAAGCGGTTGGGGTTTTCACCGTATCGTCCATCCGTCGGTCGGCGGGTGGGTTGGACATAGGCCGTCTTCCAAGGTTCCGGGCCGAGCACCCGGAGGAAGGTGGCCGGATGAAAAGTACCCGCCCCTACTTCCAGGTCGTAGGGCTGATGCAGAACACAGCCCTGACGTGCCCAGAACTCCTGAAGAGCTGAAATAATCTCCTGAAAAGTCAATCGACTATCTCTCCAAACTCGGATAAAAACGCAAAGGCGGACAGCTTACGCAGGAGCATGTAAAGTTAACAAAAATGGGTCCGTATTGTCAAGCCGAATTGCCGCCGAACCGATGGCTTTACTGGCCGCGGGTCCTACAGTATAATGAAGGCCTTATGAAAAAAGAAAGCGCCCGGAATCAAGACCGAATAGAACGCATGGAAGAGGACGCGACGCGTTACATCTGGCACCCCTTTACCCAGATGGCCGAGTGGGAAAAGGAAACGCCCATCATTATTGAACAAGGAAAGGGGGTATATCTATATGACGTACATGGCCGACGGTATCTGGACGGCGTTTCATCCATCTGGGTTAACCTCCACGGACACCGCAAGTCCGCGCTCGACCGCGCGCTGATAAACCAGATCGATAAAATCGCACACTCCACGCTCCTCGGACTGACCCATCGGCCCGCGATCCGGCTCGCGAAAAAACTGGTCGCTCTCGCGCCCCCGGGATTGACGAAGGTCTTTTTCTCGGACAACGGCTCGACGGCCATGGAGGTGGCCCTGAAGATCGCGTTTCAGTACTGGCGCCATCGTGGAAAGAACGGAAGGACAAAATACTTATCGCTGACCAATGCCTACCATGGAGACACCATCGGCTCGGTCAGTCTGGGCGGCATCGAGTTGTTTCACGGGCTCTACTCCCCTCTTCTCTTTCCGACCGCCAAGGTCGGCGCCCCGTATTGCTATCGCTGTTTTCTAAAAAAGACCTATCCGGAATGCAGCCTCGCCTGCGCGGATGAAGTCGAAAGGGTTCTGACACGGCATTCCGACGAGATCGCGGCCGTGGTCGTGGAACCGATGATCCAGGGCGCGGCCGGGATGGTCACCTGGCCCCCCGGCTACCTCGGAAAAATCCGGGAGCTTTGCACGCGATACCGCGTTCTCTTGATCGCGGACGAGGTGTTTACCGGATTCGGGCGTACCGGAAGGATGTTTGCGTGCGAGCACGAAGGGGTGACGCCGGACCTGATGGCAATCGCGAAAGGTCTGACCGGGGGGTATCTGCCGTTGGCCGCCACGCTGGCGACCCAGGAAATCTACGAGGCTTTTCTGGGCGAGTATGGGGAATTCAAGACTTTTTTCCACGGCCACAGCTATACCGGAAATCAACTGGGCTGTGCGGTGGCCCTGGCCAACCTTGAGGTCTTTGGGAAGGAACGGGTCCTGTCGCGACTCAGACCGAAGATCGGGGCGCTGGCCGAAGGACTGAAACCGCTGCGGCGTCATCCACATGTGGGGGAGATTCGACAAATCGGCCTGATCGCCGCCGTCGAGCTCGTGAAGAACCGATCGAATAAAGAATCCTACCCCTTGGAAGAGCGACGGGGCCATCGGGTGGCGAAGGAGGCCTTGAAGCGCGGGATGGTCCTCCGACCCATCGGAAACGTCGTTCCGCTCATCCCCCCCTTGTCCGTGACAATCCCGCAACTCCGAAAGATGATTTCGATTCTGAATGAATCCGTTCGGGCGGCTACCAAAAATTAAGGGCGCGGCAGGCCGCTCCCCGCCGACTTTTTTTTCCCGAACAATTTACACCGCCAGCAGACCACCTTGATGGCCATGGATTGAACCTCATCCGGAACAAGCAAGAAGTAGCCCTTCCAGAGTTTTCGGCCGCACAAATCGCACCGGGACACTTTGAAATAGAGATCTTCAGAGCCTTCCGCCATACGGTTCCCTCTCATGGCAACGTCGCCGGATTTAAGCCGACTCGGAGCGCTTGGCCTGATCCACCAAAGACAAAATGCGGTCCGCCACCCGGCCGGCGTCGAGATCCAACAGGCGTGCATACTGGATCACATAACTTCGAAGATAGACGGCCGGCGGCAAGGACCGGAACTGGTTTTTTTCCAAGAACTCCAGATAGGTGATATTGATCCGGGTCTTGCTCGCGATTTCCTGAAGCGGGATGCCCCGCCGCTCCCGGATTTGACGGAGTTCGAGGCCCGTCATGGAATCGATATCGACAGGCTCGAAGGTCCTGGCGGCCGCCTTTTCCGGCTCGGATCCGAGGATCGGCTCCGCGGCTACCGACGGCTCGGAGACGGGCAAAGAGGGAATTGGGGGACCGACCCGGCCCAACAGCTCCTGATCATAGGCCCTTCGCCGTTTTTCATCCGAAAGCGTTTCATACGCCAGATGGATCTTCCGGATGATCTCTTTGCGTTCCTCGGTATCAAACAGGGAGTAGGTCGCCAACGATTGGTCGCCGTACGTCTTCTTGGCCAACGCATAGGCCTGCTCGATCTGCTCTCGCGTTGCGGTCGTCGGGATCTCAAAAATCTCGTAAAAGGTCTGTTCCCCGATGGGCTTCATCGCCGCGGAACGGTGTCCACCAGGTAATCGATCGTCAACTGTTCGCGTTTGACCAGGTTGGTCGCCACTTTTTGGATGCCTCGGGCCGAGTTGGACATCGGATATTCGGACAACATCGGGCGGCGACGTTTCGTGGCCTGCCACACATGGTCGTCGTATTCCACATAACCGACATATTCCACGGTGATGCCGAAATACTTGGTGCAGGAGCTCCGCATTGAAAACCCCAGCGTGATGTCGTCCTTCGACCGGACCTGATTCACCACCAACTTCGGCCGGAGGCCGTACATCTCTTTCTTCAGCTGTTCCCCGACCGCTTGATCCATCCGGGCCACCTGCTCGATCAGATCGTAAGGCGTCCTGATTCCGTATTCATTCTTTTGGTCCATCGCTTTTGCAATGATCTCCTTTACGAAATCAACCCGGGCGATTTTCCGGAATCGCCGATAGAAAACGCTCTTAATGAAGCGGTAGACGTTTTCGATCGAAGTCGGCTCCGGCAAGACGGCCAGTATCCCTTGGTCGGCGATCAGGAAGAAATCGAGGATATTGAACGACGTGCCGGCCCCCAGG from Nitrospiria bacterium encodes:
- the glyS gene encoding glycine--tRNA ligase subunit beta, producing the protein MKRTATQTDSRGGELLLEIGTEEIPSRVLPPALIELKEKAARMLSDARIPAERVETFATPRRLVVRATGVPTHQTTQVTEVTGPPRSAAYDAEGRPTAAAIGFAKAQGVSVETLRIKKTEKGDYVSVVQKQPSLPSSRILKGLLPELILSLGFPKMMRWNGQGVRFARPIRRILALLDGRVVPFHLAGLPSGNRSWGHRFMANRSFPVKSWDGYCRDLKRHHVILDPAEREQMIRQGLVKFTQHKRGCLAEDPDLLSQAVFLTEEPVVMLGGFDKKYLDLPPEVPITVMKEHQGYFPITKMNGTLLPYFLFVSNVRSKDSGLVRAGNERVIRARLEDARFYFEQDKKQTLNERAGQLGGIVFHQKLGSVQKKAERIKELAGALLRESGRGEQEMSRVEKAALLCKADLLTGMVREFPSLQGIVGREYARIQGEDPEVAEAIAEHYFPRNAEDQNPPKTLTGKYLTVADRLDTLVGFFGVDLPPSGSMDPYALRRQGLGLVHVLLDETFKGFSFAKAVEKAVGLYQSHSIRLTRDARAIVAALQPFMVQRMETFLNRQSRNLTGGYRADLADAVLCRPFDEPLDLYKRFAALRAIHNQPDFDPLIVAFKRASRIQPAGFKGTVHPETFKEPVEKDLYQSFLGAEKQVGGLMMKRDYLQVLQVLSLLRRPIDNFFNAVMVMDKDPEVQKNRLALLQGITELFSRFGDFTRVTVEEQNKKEIKPQKQD
- a CDS encoding glycine--tRNA ligase subunit alpha, with translation MTFQEIISALQEFWARQGCVLHQPYDLEVGAGTFHPATFLRVLGPEPWKTAYVQPTRRPTDGRYGENPNRLQHYYQYQVILKPSPENIQDLYLDSLKKLGFDGRVHDIRFVEDDWESPTLGAWGLGWEVRLNGMEITQFTYFQEVGGVELSPVSVELTYGLERLAMYLQGVDSVFDLRWNATVTYGDVHHQTEIQFSKHNFELTDPKDIREVFGRWESQCKTLLSAGLPLPAYDYCVKTSHLFNLLDARGAVSVTERAGLIARVRDLAKQCAGAYRESREKLGHPLLPRSGTRVRS
- the bioA gene encoding adenosylmethionine--8-amino-7-oxononanoate transaminase gives rise to the protein MEEDATRYIWHPFTQMAEWEKETPIIIEQGKGVYLYDVHGRRYLDGVSSIWVNLHGHRKSALDRALINQIDKIAHSTLLGLTHRPAIRLAKKLVALAPPGLTKVFFSDNGSTAMEVALKIAFQYWRHRGKNGRTKYLSLTNAYHGDTIGSVSLGGIELFHGLYSPLLFPTAKVGAPYCYRCFLKKTYPECSLACADEVERVLTRHSDEIAAVVVEPMIQGAAGMVTWPPGYLGKIRELCTRYRVLLIADEVFTGFGRTGRMFACEHEGVTPDLMAIAKGLTGGYLPLAATLATQEIYEAFLGEYGEFKTFFHGHSYTGNQLGCAVALANLEVFGKERVLSRLRPKIGALAEGLKPLRRHPHVGEIRQIGLIAAVELVKNRSNKESYPLEERRGHRVAKEALKRGMVLRPIGNVVPLIPPLSVTIPQLRKMISILNESVRAATKN
- a CDS encoding helix-turn-helix domain-containing protein, whose amino-acid sequence is MKPIGEQTFYEIFEIPTTATREQIEQAYALAKKTYGDQSLATYSLFDTEERKEIIRKIHLAYETLSDEKRRRAYDQELLGRVGPPIPSLPVSEPSVAAEPILGSEPEKAAARTFEPVDIDSMTGLELRQIRERRGIPLQEIASKTRINITYLEFLEKNQFRSLPPAVYLRSYVIQYARLLDLDAGRVADRILSLVDQAKRSESA
- a CDS encoding AAA family ATPase, whose product is MTRGEIWAVGGGKGGTGKSFLAANVGIALSNQGKRVLLIDADLGCANLHTCLGIDYPEATLSDLLTGRIKRIEQAIVPTGIRHLSLISGAQDILEMANPKHAQKMRLLRQIQELDMEYIILDLGAGTSFNILDFFLIADQGILAVLPEPTSIENVYRFIKSVFYRRFRKIARVDFVKEIIAKAMDQKNEYGIRTPYDLIEQVARMDQAVGEQLKKEMYGLRPKLVVNQVRSKDDITLGFSMRSSCTKYFGITVEYVGYVEYDDHVWQATKRRRPMLSEYPMSNSARGIQKVATNLVKREQLTIDYLVDTVPRR